Proteins encoded by one window of Elaeis guineensis isolate ETL-2024a chromosome 12, EG11, whole genome shotgun sequence:
- the LOC105055090 gene encoding probable L-ascorbate peroxidase 4, peroxisomal, which translates to MAAPVVDAEYLKEIEKARRDLRALIASKNCAPIMLRLAWHDAGTYDVNTKTGGPNGSIRHEEEYTHGSNAGLKIAIDLCEAVKVKHPKITYADLYQLAGVVAVEVTGGPTVDFVPGRRDSSVCPKEGRLPDAKQGAPHLRDIFYRMGLSDKDIVALSGGHTLGRAHPERSGFEGAWTNEPLKFDNSYFVELLKGETEGLLKLPTDRALLEDPAFRHYVELYAKDEDLFFKDYAESHKKLSELGFAPRRTGSATKADVKTSTVLAQSAFGVVVAAGVVILSYLYEASRRSK; encoded by the exons ATGGCAGCTCCGGTGGTGGACGCGGAGTACCTCAAGGAGATCGAGAAGGCACGCAGAGACCTCCGAGCCCTCATCGCCAGCAAGAACTGCGCTCCCATCATGCTCCGCCTCGC ATGGCATGATGCTGGTACCTATGATGTTAACACAAAAACTGGTGGCCCGAATGGTTCAATTAGGCACGAGGAAGAGTACACCCATGGTTCTAATGCTGGCTTAAAAATAGCTATAGATCTTTGTG AGGCAGTGAAGGTGAAACATCCAAAGATTACATATGCAGACCTTTATCAG CTTGCTGGAGTGGTTGCAGTTGAAGTTACTGGAGGACCAACGGTTGACTTTGTCCCAGGCAGACGG GATTCATCAGTTTGCCCAAAAGAAGGACGTCTTCCTGATGCTAAGCAAG GTGCACCGCATCTGAGGGACATCTTTTACCGGATGGGCCTTTCAGACAAGGATATTGTGGCATTATCTGGTGGCCATACTCTG GGAAGGGCTCATCCCGAGAGGTCAGGATTTGAAGGTGCCTGGACAAATGAACCTCTGAAATTTGACAACTCCTATTTTGT AGAACTGTTGAAGGGGGAAACAGAGGGACTTCTGAAGCTTCCAACTGACAGAGCTCTGTTGGAGGATCCTGCGTTTAGGCACTATGTTGAGCTATACGCTAAG GATGAGGACCTCTTCTTCAAAGACTATGCAGAATCACACAAGAAGCTCTCAGAGCTGGGCTTCGCTCCACGTCGCACTGGTTCAGCCACCAAAGCAGATGTAAAGACCAGTACTGTATTAGCTCAAAGTGCATTTGGAGTGGTCGTTGCTGCAGGTGTGGTGATCCTGAGTTACCTCTATGAAGCTTCTAGGAGGAGCAAATAA
- the LOC105055089 gene encoding protein POLLENLESS 3-LIKE 2, translating into MMQDSWNINAPTGIRPSKSAPCSPIKPIVRPRPDSFHITHKVPLGDTPYVKAKRVQLVEKDPEKAIPLFWAAINAGDRVDSALKDMAIVMKQQNRAEEAIEAIKSLRNRCSDQAQESLDNILLDLYKRCGRLDDQIALLKHKLQLIQQGLAFNGKRTKTARSQGRKFQVSLEQEATRLLGNLGWALMQKENYIEAEAAYRRALLIAPDNNKMCNLGICLMKQGRIAEANETLKQVRPAVVDGLRGADSHLKAYERAQEMLRDLEAKLSGHNARDQFDKNRLFDAFIGSSSIWQPQPCIDYPMPPREHFGDENVDVTNRISTNAKPEFSSNIALNIDAPPFYSSKMMRDLNVVDHPSHDPMGNLKRTRSGNVMEKSLPPRVPVEKTKEEGNRRKSLFVGGTDDKWPELPDNNEFNEAIVAAVLAPVLEDNSTSTGAVKTDVNNTSPALNEGKMGKRLRIFQDITQAAPLSDRFR; encoded by the exons ATGATGCAAGACTCGTGGAACATCAATGCTCCCACCGGAATCCGGCCATCGAAATCAGCACCCTGCTCGCCTATTAAACCAATCGTAAGGCCAAGGCCCGACTCCTTCCACATCACCCACAAAGTTCCCCTAGGAGACACTCCCTATGTGAAGGCAAAACGGGTTCAG CTAGTTGAGAAGGACCCTGAGAAGGCAATTCCATTGTTTTGGGCTGCAATCAATGCCGGGGACCGGGTCGATAGCGCACTCAAGGATATGGCAATTGTGATGAAACAGCAGAATCGAGCGGAGGAagctattgaagctataaagtcGCTGAGGAACCGGTGTTCGGATCAGGCGCAGGAGTCCCTAGATAACATTCTTTTGGATCTTTACAAG AGGTGTGGGAGATTGGATGATCAGATAGCTCTCTTGAAGCACAAGTTGCAACTTATCCAGCAAGGGCTGGCCTTCAATGGGAAGCGCACGAAGACGGCTCGGTCTCAAGGGAGGAAATTCCAAGTCTCTCTGGAGCAAGAAGCAACCAGACTTCTA GGGAATCTAGGCTGGGCCCTGATGCAGAAGGAGAACTACATTGAGGCTGAGGCAGCCTACAGAAGAGCCCTTCTGATTGCTCCCGATAACAATAAGATGTGCAACCTGGGCATATGTTTGATGAAGCAAGGGCGGATTGCCGAGGCCAACGAGACCCTCAAACAGGTAAGGCCAGCAGTTGTTGATGGCCTAAGAGGAGCTGATTCCCATTTGAAAGCCTATGAGAGAGCTCAGGAGATGCTCCGCGATCTCGAGGCTAAACTCTCAGGTCACAATGCCAGGGATCAATTTGATAAAAATAGGCTCTTCGATGCATTCATCGGGTCTTCCTCGATATGGCAACCTCAACCTTGCATCGACTACCCAATGCCGCCACGAGAACACTTCGGTGATGAAAATGTCGATGTGACGAACAGAATAAGCACCAATGCGAAGCCTGAATTCTCATCAAACATTGCGCTCAACATCGATGCACCACCATTCTATTCGTCGAAGatgatgagagacctgaacgtggTCGATCATCCATCACACGATCCAATGGGTAATCTCAAGAGGACGAGGTCGGGCAATGTAATGGAGAAGTCCCTGCCACCGAGAGTGCCGGTGGAGAAAACAAAGGAAGAAGGCAACAGAAGGAAATCTCTCTTTGTGGGAGGGACAGATGATAAGTGGCCAGAATTGCCGGACAACAATGAGTTCAATGAGGCCATTGTGGCAGCAGTTCTAGCTCCCGTTCTTGAGGATAATAGTACGTCCACTGGTGCTGTTAAGACTGACGTTAATAACACAAGTCCAGCATTGAACGAGGGGAAAATGGGGAAGAGGCTCAGGATTTTCCAGGATATCACTCAGGCAGCTCCTCTAAGTGATAGGTTTCGTTAG
- the LOC105055091 gene encoding protein ALTERED PHOSPHATE STARVATION RESPONSE 1 isoform X2, with protein sequence MGCCQSRLEKEEAVARCKARRRYMKHLVEERQAFAAAHSLYLRSLRSTGAALLQFANAETHLDLLHHHLPPLPSPTPPPPPPPPPPPPPPPMSPSSDNWTSSVTASPVLPPPPPPHSSSWDFWDPFVPSSSRSVADEEWEEAATTVSEVTATPAAAPAPSVFSGFSKDSASELAMVVVPRNRKDLSELVKELDEYFLKSADAGSRVSVLLEAPNCELPSNQGLTGKMRSYGKSLNPLLRTWGPNSKATGFTRFGRCGEEMVSGVGNGSTSHSSTVEKLYAWEKKLFLEVKRLKEEHKRRMGLLRNQEAKGADYVKVEKNRREIERLESKMLVSFQAIETTTSEIIRLRESELFPQLLELVTGLMGMWRSMYECHQVQTHIVQQLDYLNNASSNNPTTNIHRQASLQLELEVDHWYSAFCNLVKSQREYIHALTGWLRLSLFQCDHNLLGETQQSSDIYSLCEEWQLALDRIPDKVASEGIKSFLTVIHAVVLQQAEEQKQKRKSEMVFKELEKRAEELRALESKYGPYCVTEGYGVMVRASPVMEKRAKVEALKMKAEEEKSKYEKSVAVTRAMTLNNLQTGFPNVFQAMTGFAGVCMQAFESVYNHQRSSDRVLDVKRLLT encoded by the exons ATGGGGTGTTGCCAATCCAGGCTGGAGAAAGAAGAGGCCGTGGCTCGATGCAAGGCCCGGCGGCGATACATGAAGCATTTGGTGGAGGAGCGGCAGGCCTTCGCCGCCGCCCACTCTCTCTACCTCCGATCCCTCCGCTCCACCGGCGCCGCCCTCCTCCAGTTCGCCAACGCCGAGACTCACCTCGACCTCCTCCACCACcacctccctcccctcccctccccaacCCCTCCTCCTCCGCCGCCCCCGCCTCCGCCACCTCCCCCTCCTCCAATGAGCCCAAGCTCCGACAACTGGACCTCTTCGGTCACCGCCTCCCCCGTGCTCCCCCCTCCCCCTCCGCCACACTCGTCAAGCTGGGATTTTTGGGACCCATTCGTCCCCTCCTCCTCTCGTTCGGTCGCCGACGAGGAATGGGAAGAGGCCGCCACCACCGTGTCGGAGGTCACCGCCACGCCCGCCGCCGCCCCGGCCCCGTCGGTGTTTAGCGGCTTTTCTAAGGATTCCGCGAGTGAGCTCGCCATGGTGGTGGTGCCCAGGAACAGGAAGGATCTCTCCGAACTTGTCAAGGAGCTCGACGAGTACTTCCTCAAGTCGGCGGATGCCGGCAGCCGTGTATCGGTGCTATTAGAAGCACCAAATTGCGAGCTTCCTTCTAATCAAGGACTGACAG GCAAGATGCGCAGCTATGGCAAGAGTTTGAATCCATTGCTTCGGACCTGGGGGCCCAATTCAAAAGCTACGGGTTTCACCAGGTTTGGAAGGTGCGGAGAGGAGATGGTGAGCGGAGTTGGCAATGGGAGCACGAGCCATTCTTCTACAGTGGAGAAGCTCTACGCTTGGGAGAAGAAGCTCTTTCTTGAAGTCAAG AGACTCAAGGAGGAGCACAAGAGAAGGATGGGCCTCCTAAGGAACCAAGAGGCAAAGGGAGCGGACTATGTGAAGGTTGAGAAGAACAGGAGAGAGATTGAGAGGCTGGAGTCCAAGATGTTGGTGTCCTTTCAGGCTATAGAGACCACCACCTCGGAGATCATCAGGCTGAGAGAGTCTGAGCTTTTTCCCCAGCTCCTTGAGCTTGTCACTGG CTTGATGGGCATGTGGAGGAGCATGTATGAGTGCCATCAGGTACAGACCCACATAGTTCAACAACTCGACTACCTCAACAATGCATCAAGTAATAATCCAACCACCAACATACACCGGCAGGCCAGTCTCCAGCTGGAACTTGAGGTTGATCACTGGTACTCAGCCTTCTGCAATCTGGTTAAGTCCCAGAGGGAGTACATTCATGCCCTCACAGGCTGgctccgcctctctctctttcaatGTGACCACAACCTGCTTGGGGAAACCCAGCAGAGCTCCGACATCTACTCACTGTGTGAAGAATGGCAGCTTGCACTTGATCGAATTCCTGACAAAGTAGCCTCAGAGGGGATCAAAAGCTTCTTAACAGTAATCCATGCAGTTGTTCTTCAGCAGGCAGAGGAGCAGAAGCAAAAGAGGAAGTCGGAGATGGTATTTAAAGAGCTCGAGAAGAGAGCTGAAGAACTGAGAGCATTGGAGTCCAAGTATGGCCCATACTGTGTAACCGAGGGTTATGGGGTAATGGTGCGGGCATCCCCAGTTATGGAGAAGCGGGCAAAGGTGGAGGCTTTAAAGATGAAGGCCGAAGAGGAGAAGAGCAAATATGAGAAGAGTGTTGCAGTCACAAGAGCAATGACTCTGAACAATTTGCAGACAGGGTTTCCAAATGTTTTCCAAGCAATGACTGGTTTTGCCGGTGTATGTATGCAGGCATTTGAGTCAGTGTATAACCATCAGAGAAGCTCGGATCGGGTCCTTGATGTGAAGAGGTTGCTCACTTGA
- the LOC105055091 gene encoding protein ALTERED PHOSPHATE STARVATION RESPONSE 1 isoform X1: MGCCQSRLEKEEAVARCKARRRYMKHLVEERQAFAAAHSLYLRSLRSTGAALLQFANAETHLDLLHHHLPPLPSPTPPPPPPPPPPPPPPPMSPSSDNWTSSVTASPVLPPPPPPHSSSWDFWDPFVPSSSRSVADEEWEEAATTVSEVTATPAAAPAPSVFSGFSKDSASELAMVVVPRNRKDLSELVKELDEYFLKSADAGSRVSVLLEAPNCELPSNQGLTGKMRSYGKSLNPLLRTWGPNSKATGFTRFGRCGEEMVSGVGNGSTSHSSTVEKLYAWEKKLFLEVKNSQRLKEEHKRRMGLLRNQEAKGADYVKVEKNRREIERLESKMLVSFQAIETTTSEIIRLRESELFPQLLELVTGLMGMWRSMYECHQVQTHIVQQLDYLNNASSNNPTTNIHRQASLQLELEVDHWYSAFCNLVKSQREYIHALTGWLRLSLFQCDHNLLGETQQSSDIYSLCEEWQLALDRIPDKVASEGIKSFLTVIHAVVLQQAEEQKQKRKSEMVFKELEKRAEELRALESKYGPYCVTEGYGVMVRASPVMEKRAKVEALKMKAEEEKSKYEKSVAVTRAMTLNNLQTGFPNVFQAMTGFAGVCMQAFESVYNHQRSSDRVLDVKRLLT, from the exons ATGGGGTGTTGCCAATCCAGGCTGGAGAAAGAAGAGGCCGTGGCTCGATGCAAGGCCCGGCGGCGATACATGAAGCATTTGGTGGAGGAGCGGCAGGCCTTCGCCGCCGCCCACTCTCTCTACCTCCGATCCCTCCGCTCCACCGGCGCCGCCCTCCTCCAGTTCGCCAACGCCGAGACTCACCTCGACCTCCTCCACCACcacctccctcccctcccctccccaacCCCTCCTCCTCCGCCGCCCCCGCCTCCGCCACCTCCCCCTCCTCCAATGAGCCCAAGCTCCGACAACTGGACCTCTTCGGTCACCGCCTCCCCCGTGCTCCCCCCTCCCCCTCCGCCACACTCGTCAAGCTGGGATTTTTGGGACCCATTCGTCCCCTCCTCCTCTCGTTCGGTCGCCGACGAGGAATGGGAAGAGGCCGCCACCACCGTGTCGGAGGTCACCGCCACGCCCGCCGCCGCCCCGGCCCCGTCGGTGTTTAGCGGCTTTTCTAAGGATTCCGCGAGTGAGCTCGCCATGGTGGTGGTGCCCAGGAACAGGAAGGATCTCTCCGAACTTGTCAAGGAGCTCGACGAGTACTTCCTCAAGTCGGCGGATGCCGGCAGCCGTGTATCGGTGCTATTAGAAGCACCAAATTGCGAGCTTCCTTCTAATCAAGGACTGACAG GCAAGATGCGCAGCTATGGCAAGAGTTTGAATCCATTGCTTCGGACCTGGGGGCCCAATTCAAAAGCTACGGGTTTCACCAGGTTTGGAAGGTGCGGAGAGGAGATGGTGAGCGGAGTTGGCAATGGGAGCACGAGCCATTCTTCTACAGTGGAGAAGCTCTACGCTTGGGAGAAGAAGCTCTTTCTTGAAGTCAAG AATTCTCAGAGACTCAAGGAGGAGCACAAGAGAAGGATGGGCCTCCTAAGGAACCAAGAGGCAAAGGGAGCGGACTATGTGAAGGTTGAGAAGAACAGGAGAGAGATTGAGAGGCTGGAGTCCAAGATGTTGGTGTCCTTTCAGGCTATAGAGACCACCACCTCGGAGATCATCAGGCTGAGAGAGTCTGAGCTTTTTCCCCAGCTCCTTGAGCTTGTCACTGG CTTGATGGGCATGTGGAGGAGCATGTATGAGTGCCATCAGGTACAGACCCACATAGTTCAACAACTCGACTACCTCAACAATGCATCAAGTAATAATCCAACCACCAACATACACCGGCAGGCCAGTCTCCAGCTGGAACTTGAGGTTGATCACTGGTACTCAGCCTTCTGCAATCTGGTTAAGTCCCAGAGGGAGTACATTCATGCCCTCACAGGCTGgctccgcctctctctctttcaatGTGACCACAACCTGCTTGGGGAAACCCAGCAGAGCTCCGACATCTACTCACTGTGTGAAGAATGGCAGCTTGCACTTGATCGAATTCCTGACAAAGTAGCCTCAGAGGGGATCAAAAGCTTCTTAACAGTAATCCATGCAGTTGTTCTTCAGCAGGCAGAGGAGCAGAAGCAAAAGAGGAAGTCGGAGATGGTATTTAAAGAGCTCGAGAAGAGAGCTGAAGAACTGAGAGCATTGGAGTCCAAGTATGGCCCATACTGTGTAACCGAGGGTTATGGGGTAATGGTGCGGGCATCCCCAGTTATGGAGAAGCGGGCAAAGGTGGAGGCTTTAAAGATGAAGGCCGAAGAGGAGAAGAGCAAATATGAGAAGAGTGTTGCAGTCACAAGAGCAATGACTCTGAACAATTTGCAGACAGGGTTTCCAAATGTTTTCCAAGCAATGACTGGTTTTGCCGGTGTATGTATGCAGGCATTTGAGTCAGTGTATAACCATCAGAGAAGCTCGGATCGGGTCCTTGATGTGAAGAGGTTGCTCACTTGA